One Roseburia rectibacter DNA window includes the following coding sequences:
- a CDS encoding response regulator: MNLYSVLLVDDEEEVYSVIMKKLDWEAMGFRIAGYARNGVEALELAEEIQPDVVMTDIKMPYMDGLTLSKKLKELYQKIKIIIFSGFDEFEYAKEAIKIEAEEYILKPINSNELREVFERIKTNLDRELDEKRNIEKLRAYYMESLPVLQENFYTSLIEGRIPASEIDKYLKQYQIPWSGPYYVATILHISTQDPQLELDPFLLGMSVKQLAEEQFVDKWRSNTFFYLGDILVITQLKDTAEITVYTNAMDKFCKLAKRVCGAKVTAGIGAICDEIAELPASYQGARNAVSYRVIYGNTRAINIAEIDPQGSAEEPWEEQLIGNILKKIKTGDERTLKEAVKESVTQLSGRGASLQKYQIFITELIAEIFRFGTLNGLNLDEIFGGTGDIYREVMQMESPEALESWLLKTGCQMQEMIQNGRQDTTKSFVTKAVEYVREHYADSSLNVESVCKNLSVSTAYFSTVFKKETGKTFINYLTEYRMEQALDLLLNQDEKTYVIAEKVGYSDPNYFSYAFKKQFGMSPSKYKAEKRK; this comes from the coding sequence ATGAATTTATATTCGGTATTATTGGTAGATGATGAGGAAGAAGTATATTCTGTTATCATGAAAAAACTTGACTGGGAAGCGATGGGATTTCGTATTGCCGGATATGCAAGAAATGGTGTGGAAGCATTAGAACTGGCGGAAGAAATTCAGCCGGATGTTGTAATGACAGATATAAAAATGCCTTACATGGACGGATTGACTTTAAGCAAAAAGTTAAAAGAGCTTTACCAGAAAATTAAAATCATTATTTTTTCCGGATTTGATGAATTTGAGTATGCAAAAGAAGCTATAAAGATCGAGGCTGAGGAGTATATTTTAAAACCAATCAATTCAAACGAACTGCGGGAAGTGTTTGAGCGGATCAAGACAAACTTAGACAGAGAACTTGATGAGAAGCGCAATATCGAAAAACTGCGTGCATATTATATGGAAAGTCTTCCGGTATTGCAGGAAAACTTTTATACATCACTGATAGAGGGACGTATCCCGGCATCTGAGATTGACAAATATTTAAAACAATACCAGATACCGTGGAGCGGTCCATATTATGTAGCGACGATCTTACATATCAGCACACAAGATCCACAGCTTGAACTCGATCCGTTTTTGCTTGGAATGTCAGTAAAACAGCTTGCGGAAGAACAGTTTGTGGACAAGTGGAGATCTAATACATTCTTTTACTTGGGAGACATTCTTGTGATCACGCAGCTGAAAGATACCGCAGAGATCACAGTTTATACCAATGCAATGGATAAGTTCTGTAAACTGGCGAAGCGTGTCTGCGGAGCAAAGGTCACCGCTGGAATCGGAGCAATCTGTGATGAGATCGCAGAGCTTCCGGCTTCCTATCAGGGAGCGCGTAATGCGGTTTCCTACCGTGTGATTTATGGAAATACAAGAGCCATTAATATTGCAGAGATCGATCCACAGGGCAGTGCAGAAGAACCGTGGGAAGAACAGTTGATCGGGAATATCTTAAAAAAGATAAAGACCGGGGATGAGAGAACCTTAAAAGAAGCAGTGAAAGAGAGCGTTACACAGTTATCCGGACGGGGGGCATCACTGCAGAAATACCAGATATTTATCACGGAACTTATTGCTGAGATTTTCCGGTTTGGTACGCTCAATGGACTGAATCTGGATGAAATCTTTGGTGGCACCGGTGATATTTACCGGGAAGTTATGCAGATGGAATCACCAGAAGCACTGGAAAGCTGGCTGTTAAAGACCGGATGCCAGATGCAGGAGATGATCCAGAATGGCAGACAGGATACGACGAAATCATTTGTGACAAAAGCGGTCGAGTATGTCAGGGAACATTATGCAGATTCGAGTCTTAATGTGGAGAGTGTATGCAAAAATCTTTCTGTGAGTACAGCATATTTTTCCACGGTGTTTAAAAAAGAAACCGGAAAAACTTTTATCAATTATCTGACGGAGTACCGGATGGAACAGGCACTGGATCTGCTATTAAATCAGGATGAGAAAACATATGTTATTGCAGAAAAAGTAGGATACTCAGACCCAAATTATTTCAGCTATGCATTTAAGAAACAGTTTGGAATGTCACCTTCAAAATACAAAGCAGAAAAAAGGAAATAA
- a CDS encoding galactose/methyl galactoside ABC transporter permease MglC — protein MGKTKQQKVKDFLINNGVIIVMFILVIYTGLTSNNFFTSNNLMNILMNMSARLVIALGIAGCVITAGCDLSAGRMIGFGACVSGMLLQRLDYSGKFFPDMKPMNVFLVAIIAMLICAAFGTVTGIFIAYLNVPPFIATLAMMEIVYGIGLIVTNATPLGGYVEAYTNVANGKFLGINYLIWIAIVVAAITWFIFNMTRHGKYMYAIGGNPQAAEVAGVPVKKTLILIYMKAAAMYGLAGFMLGAKAGGASVQTGYGYEMEAIAACTIGGVSVTGGRGKVSSAIIGVAVFELLKVALQYLGMNANAQYIAIGVVIFVAISLDIRKYIARK, from the coding sequence ATGGGAAAGACAAAACAGCAGAAAGTAAAAGATTTTTTGATCAACAACGGGGTTATTATTGTAATGTTCATTCTGGTAATCTATACCGGTTTAACATCCAATAACTTCTTTACAAGCAACAACTTAATGAATATTCTTATGAATATGAGTGCACGACTTGTCATTGCACTTGGTATTGCAGGATGTGTTATCACCGCAGGATGTGACCTTTCCGCAGGACGTATGATCGGTTTTGGTGCATGTGTCTCAGGTATGTTGTTACAGCGTCTGGATTACTCCGGTAAATTCTTCCCGGATATGAAACCTATGAACGTATTTTTAGTAGCGATCATCGCAATGCTCATCTGTGCAGCATTTGGTACTGTAACCGGTATCTTTATTGCATACTTAAATGTACCACCTTTCATTGCAACCTTAGCAATGATGGAAATCGTTTATGGTATTGGACTTATCGTAACAAACGCAACACCACTTGGTGGTTACGTAGAAGCATACACAAATGTAGCAAATGGTAAATTCCTTGGTATTAACTACCTGATCTGGATCGCAATTGTTGTGGCAGCAATCACATGGTTCATTTTCAACATGACTCGTCATGGAAAATATATGTATGCGATCGGTGGTAACCCACAGGCAGCAGAAGTTGCAGGTGTTCCTGTAAAGAAAACATTGATCTTAATCTACATGAAAGCAGCAGCTATGTATGGTCTTGCAGGATTCATGCTCGGCGCAAAAGCAGGTGGTGCATCTGTTCAGACCGGATATGGTTACGAGATGGAAGCAATCGCAGCATGTACGATCGGTGGTGTATCCGTAACAGGTGGTCGTGGTAAAGTTTCATCCGCTATCATCGGTGTTGCAGTATTCGAGTTATTAAAGGTTGCACTCCAGTACTTAGGAATGAATGCGAACGCACAGTACATCGCAATCGGTGTTGTAATCTTCGTAGCAATTTCTCTGGATATCAGAAAATATATAGCAAGAAAATAA
- a CDS encoding substrate-binding domain-containing protein — translation MKQAGKNNLMYLMAVIIVIIAFIAFATYGMLDDNKDEEWYPVSVIVENSSSDRYTSFREGLERGAEDYHIRLNVVSTGNFLNLEEEYQIIHRELDNGAKGVIVEMCDSRNYTDDAAVEIGSDKMILAETDVDAEGMYAAILPQSYEMGAAVAEAVIADYGENLAEVNIGILAGNQKQTAGVQCLKGFMDKIQTAGASIAWNLSDEDNVNNTFEWCLQKKKVDIVVSLDNDTTEQAVDYLQAQKQIKFQLYGIGCSEKNVYYLDKGEIRALIVPNEFNIGYLSVAAIAGQLREPLSSAKTEEIGFLTITKENLYDEENQKILFPIVQ, via the coding sequence ATGAAGCAGGCCGGAAAAAATAATTTAATGTATTTAATGGCAGTGATTATAGTGATTATTGCATTTATTGCTTTTGCGACATATGGGATGCTTGATGACAATAAAGATGAGGAATGGTATCCGGTATCCGTGATCGTAGAAAACAGCAGCAGCGACAGGTATACTTCTTTCCGGGAGGGACTTGAACGTGGCGCAGAGGATTATCACATCCGGTTGAATGTTGTATCAACGGGGAACTTTCTCAATCTCGAAGAAGAATACCAGATCATCCACAGGGAGCTTGACAATGGGGCAAAGGGTGTGATCGTTGAAATGTGTGACAGCAGAAATTACACAGATGACGCAGCAGTGGAAATCGGTTCTGATAAGATGATCCTGGCAGAGACAGATGTGGATGCAGAGGGAATGTATGCGGCAATACTGCCTCAGTCTTATGAGATGGGGGCAGCAGTTGCAGAGGCTGTCATTGCGGATTATGGTGAAAATTTAGCGGAAGTTAATATTGGAATCCTTGCCGGAAATCAGAAACAGACTGCCGGAGTGCAGTGCCTGAAAGGTTTCATGGATAAAATCCAGACCGCCGGTGCATCCATTGCATGGAACTTGTCCGATGAAGATAACGTAAATAATACATTTGAATGGTGTCTGCAGAAAAAGAAAGTGGATATTGTGGTGTCTTTGGACAATGATACTACAGAGCAGGCGGTAGACTACCTTCAGGCACAGAAACAGATAAAATTCCAGCTTTACGGAATCGGATGTTCGGAAAAAAATGTCTATTACCTTGACAAAGGAGAAATCAGGGCGTTGATCGTTCCGAATGAATTTAATATCGGGTATTTAAGCGTGGCAGCGATCGCAGGACAACTGCGGGAGCCGTTATCTTCTGCAAAAACAGAAGAAATCGGTTTCCTTACAATTACAAAAGAAAATCTGTATGATGAGGAAAATCAAAAGATTTTATTCCCTATTGTACAGTGA
- a CDS encoding sensor histidine kinase, translating to MNLSNIREKIKEITAYIRHLVKPHSIQVTISISFTILSICSMSFLGVTLYRQFSNRAETMTIESTGQLLNQTAINLEDYLRNMRRISDTMYYSVIKNKDLASDTMDEEMNLLYEANKDNLISIACYTGDGQLVAAVPVANEKEQVNIITQQWFTDAVGQMENLHFSTPHVQNLFDDPTYRYYWVVSLSRAVELTSNGTSTLGVLLVDMNYSSIEQILKKANVGNSSEYVYLIDGKGEIIYHPRQKLIYTDLYQENNIEAAGYEDGSTEETFLGEKRLVTVKTVSYTGWKIVSVVPMSSFDMGMTGTKYFVIMLVTVCLLAVILLNQLVSASIAMPLKKLNNSVKEWESGNLNPSIYIGGTMEVEHLGRTLKSTVEQIRQLMQDIVVEQEEKRKSELDALQSQINPHFLYNTLDSIVWMIEGERYEDAVFMITQLASLFRISLSRGKTVISVEDELKHARNYMNIQKVRYKNIFEVRFDIDEEILQCCTVKLVVQPLLENAIYYGVECMDGDGEIEVRGYRRNDDVYIEVTDNGLGIPENEVEQLLRENNRVHKRGSGVGLLNVHNRIRLRFGEKYGLEIESVPDEGTTVRIHLPYIIYTPEEQERLEAGRKQL from the coding sequence ATAAATTTGTCAAACATCAGGGAAAAAATAAAAGAGATAACTGCATATATAAGACATTTGGTAAAACCGCACAGTATTCAGGTGACGATCTCTATTTCGTTTACGATCCTTTCCATCTGCAGTATGTCATTTCTTGGTGTTACGCTCTACCGGCAGTTTTCAAACAGGGCGGAGACGATGACGATCGAGAGCACAGGGCAGCTTTTAAATCAGACCGCCATCAATCTGGAGGATTATCTCAGAAATATGCGTCGTATTTCGGATACCATGTATTACAGTGTCATCAAGAATAAAGATCTTGCCAGTGACACGATGGATGAAGAAATGAATCTTTTGTACGAAGCAAATAAAGATAATCTAATCAGTATTGCCTGCTATACAGGAGATGGGCAGCTTGTGGCAGCGGTACCTGTTGCAAATGAAAAAGAGCAGGTGAATATCATAACACAGCAATGGTTTACCGATGCGGTCGGTCAGATGGAGAATCTGCATTTTTCCACGCCGCATGTGCAGAATCTGTTTGATGATCCGACCTACCGCTATTACTGGGTCGTCTCCTTAAGCCGGGCTGTAGAGCTGACAAGCAATGGAACGTCGACGCTTGGAGTCCTTTTGGTTGATATGAATTACAGCAGTATTGAACAGATCTTAAAGAAAGCAAATGTTGGAAATTCATCGGAATATGTTTACCTGATCGATGGTAAGGGTGAGATCATTTATCATCCGAGACAGAAACTGATCTATACGGATCTTTATCAGGAAAATAACATCGAAGCCGCAGGATATGAGGATGGAAGTACAGAAGAGACTTTTCTGGGTGAAAAACGTCTTGTTACAGTAAAGACAGTAAGTTATACCGGATGGAAGATCGTCAGTGTTGTACCGATGAGTTCTTTTGATATGGGTATGACCGGTACAAAATATTTTGTGATCATGTTAGTGACGGTGTGCCTGCTTGCTGTGATTCTTTTAAATCAGCTGGTGTCAGCAAGTATTGCAATGCCTTTGAAGAAGCTGAATAACTCCGTCAAGGAATGGGAGTCAGGAAACCTGAATCCGTCTATTTATATCGGCGGAACGATGGAGGTCGAACATTTAGGACGCACGCTTAAGTCTACTGTGGAACAGATAAGGCAGCTGATGCAGGATATTGTGGTTGAACAGGAAGAAAAGAGGAAAAGTGAACTCGATGCACTTCAGTCACAGATCAATCCTCATTTCCTGTATAATACATTAGATTCGATCGTATGGATGATCGAGGGAGAGCGGTATGAGGATGCAGTGTTTATGATCACACAGTTAGCGAGTCTTTTCCGCATCAGTTTAAGCAGGGGAAAGACGGTCATAAGTGTGGAAGATGAGTTAAAGCATGCCAGAAACTATATGAATATCCAGAAAGTCCGATATAAAAATATTTTTGAAGTGCGGTTTGACATAGATGAAGAGATCCTGCAGTGCTGTACGGTAAAACTGGTGGTGCAGCCGTTGCTTGAAAATGCAATCTATTATGGCGTGGAATGTATGGACGGAGACGGTGAGATCGAAGTCCGGGGATACCGGCGTAATGATGATGTCTATATTGAAGTAACGGATAATGGACTTGGAATACCGGAAAATGAGGTCGAACAGCTTCTGAGGGAAAATAATCGTGTACACAAACGTGGATCGGGTGTAGGACTTTTAAATGTGCATAACCGGATCAGACTGCGTTTTGGTGAAAAATATGGTCTTGAAATAGAGAGTGTGCCGGATGAGGGCACAACGGTAAGAATTCATCTGCCATATATTATATATACACCCGAAGAGCAGGAACGGTTAGAAGCAGGGAGAAAACAGCTATGA